The following are encoded together in the Candidatus Thorarchaeota archaeon genome:
- a CDS encoding ATP-binding cassette domain-containing protein: MKMGYITRLTRYPLRHRRLFFGYLALAGIGTAFSVLTPLVIREIIDVVIPSARYQDLLPYALVYILLAGLYALFDIMGRYGAAISAQKAVYDLRSELYRSLMEKDLAFYDQNETGQLLARVTTDVTTMREFLFWGYRVLFIGVATLIGTYLVMWSITPTLTLYMLVMIPAVGGFVVTFARRVRPVFHESREEYGKLSSILAENIVGMKIVKSFAATDRERARVEVANRTFRDVSVRAFRLLALYEPLLPTMFGLATGFLLYAGGYWFSTGDLSYGSFVAFVTLVATLLLPARFLSWGMGMYQRASAAAERTFYILDQEDELRDPDHPVPFSGVRGDVEFRNVSFSHKGADRLVLRDISLKVRAGQVVALIGGTGSGKTSLVNLIPRFYDVDSRPTVEYKGRIYRVDEEARVCIEGKYYPARDGTVEIEGTICEVLMPGQVLVDGVDVRNYRLDDLRRSVGMVHQSPFLFSTSIKENIAFARPDASMKEIQDAARAAMIHDFIEGLPEGYDTVVGERGLTLSGGQKQRVAIARALIANTPILVLDDSTSSVDAKTELVIQKALENLMRGRTTFVISHRLSTIRNADLIIMMERGRIIEQGSHDELMSRRGLYFSIHETLTQMEAATATERQQSSTAEVRGG; the protein is encoded by the coding sequence ATGAAGATGGGGTACATCACTCGGCTCACACGGTATCCTCTCCGACACAGGAGGCTGTTCTTCGGATACCTCGCTCTAGCAGGAATAGGGACCGCCTTCAGTGTCCTGACACCACTTGTGATTCGCGAGATAATAGACGTAGTGATCCCCTCAGCTAGGTACCAAGACCTCCTGCCCTATGCGCTGGTCTACATTCTGCTAGCTGGTCTGTACGCTCTGTTCGACATCATGGGGAGATATGGAGCCGCGATATCTGCACAGAAGGCAGTCTATGACCTTCGGAGTGAGCTCTACAGGTCACTCATGGAGAAGGACCTTGCATTCTACGACCAGAATGAAACGGGTCAGCTCTTGGCTCGTGTGACCACCGATGTGACGACAATGCGCGAGTTCCTGTTCTGGGGTTATCGTGTTCTCTTCATTGGAGTGGCCACACTGATTGGTACGTACCTTGTGATGTGGTCAATCACCCCAACCCTCACGCTCTACATGCTAGTCATGATTCCAGCAGTCGGCGGTTTTGTCGTCACATTCGCCAGGAGGGTGAGACCAGTGTTCCACGAGTCGAGGGAGGAATACGGCAAGCTGAGCTCAATCCTTGCAGAGAACATTGTGGGCATGAAGATTGTGAAGTCGTTTGCTGCAACCGACAGAGAGAGAGCTAGGGTCGAGGTTGCAAACCGTACCTTTCGTGATGTCTCTGTCCGTGCCTTCAGGCTGCTGGCGCTATACGAGCCACTCCTGCCAACCATGTTCGGTCTGGCCACGGGATTCCTACTGTACGCAGGTGGCTACTGGTTCTCAACGGGAGACCTGTCGTATGGCAGCTTCGTCGCATTTGTGACATTGGTAGCGACCCTCCTTCTGCCCGCAAGGTTCCTCAGTTGGGGGATGGGTATGTATCAACGAGCTTCTGCGGCCGCAGAGAGGACGTTCTACATCCTGGACCAAGAGGATGAGCTACGAGACCCCGACCATCCAGTCCCATTCTCAGGTGTCAGGGGGGACGTGGAATTCAGGAATGTGTCCTTCTCACACAAGGGGGCAGACAGGTTGGTCCTGAGGGACATATCGCTCAAGGTCCGAGCAGGACAGGTCGTGGCGCTCATCGGTGGCACTGGGTCAGGAAAGACGAGCCTCGTGAACTTGATACCCCGATTCTATGATGTGGACTCACGACCCACCGTAGAATACAAGGGGCGGATATATCGGGTAGATGAAGAGGCTCGTGTATGCATTGAAGGGAAGTACTATCCGGCACGCGATGGGACCGTGGAGATCGAGGGGACAATCTGTGAAGTACTGATGCCAGGACAAGTCCTAGTTGATGGAGTGGACGTGCGGAACTATCGCCTTGATGACCTCAGGAGGAGTGTGGGGATGGTTCATCAGTCGCCATTCTTGTTCTCAACGAGCATCAAAGAGAACATCGCCTTCGCTAGGCCTGATGCATCAATGAAGGAGATTCAAGACGCAGCCAGAGCAGCAATGATACATGACTTCATTGAAGGACTCCCGGAAGGATACGACACAGTCGTCGGAGAGAGAGGCCTGACCCTCAGCGGAGGTCAGAAGCAGAGAGTGGCCATTGCACGTGCCCTGATTGCGAACACGCCAATCCTAGTACTCGATGACTCGACAAGCTCGGTTGATGCTAAGACCGAGTTGGTGATTCAGAAGGCTCTTGAAAACCTGATGAGGGGAAGGACCACATTCGTCATCAGCCACAGACTCAGTACCATACGCAACGCTGACCTCATCATCATGATGGAGAGGGGGAGGATCATAGAACAGGGGTCTCATGACGAACTGATGTCGCGCAGGGGGCTCTACTTCTCCATCCACGAGACCCTTACACAGATGGAGGCGGCAACCGCCACGGAGAGACAACAGAGCAGCACCGCAGAGGTGAGAGGTGGATAG
- a CDS encoding FprA family A-type flavoprotein → MKVLVVYESTLGRTKAMAHAICEGVVASGVECSAIEARDYTGLEGFCALAIGSSTRMKRPLPRVRQILSEISGMNGMPSASFGSYGWSGEAPEEIAKILVERGAVMIAAPLRCKDYPNEEALASCRELGRRLAQACDR, encoded by the coding sequence ATGAAGGTACTTGTGGTATACGAGAGCACCCTGGGCCGCACCAAGGCGATGGCCCATGCCATCTGTGAAGGTGTTGTGGCGTCCGGCGTCGAATGCAGTGCAATTGAGGCAAGGGACTACACGGGTCTAGAGGGATTCTGTGCTCTTGCCATTGGAAGCTCAACAAGAATGAAGCGGCCACTACCAAGAGTCCGACAGATCCTCTCGGAGATCTCGGGTATGAATGGTATGCCTTCTGCAAGTTTCGGGTCATACGGATGGAGTGGCGAGGCACCCGAGGAGATTGCCAAGATTCTTGTGGAACGGGGAGCAGTAATGATTGCGGCGCCCCTCCGATGCAAGGACTATCCTAACGAAGAAGCGCTCGCCAGCTGCAGGGAGCTCGGTCGAAGACTCGCACAAGCATGTGACAGGTAG
- a CDS encoding endonuclease III, with protein MSDQYVLQKAQQVCRLLISIYGSAVSERKLPPVDELVLTILSQNTADVNAERAFAALKAKYDDWESVLHAPADELGRVIRPSGFFRLKAQRIQATLAEIQTRTGQISLSLLADMPTDEAKHWLMSLPGVGPKTASIVLLFSFGRPTLPVDTHVWRVTRRLGLVPSKASRESAQTVLERLLPAICIPSANRNLIRLGREICKARRPRCDRCFLRDLCDYYALSPLMNS; from the coding sequence TTGTCCGACCAGTACGTTCTGCAGAAGGCTCAGCAGGTATGCAGATTGCTGATCAGCATCTACGGCTCGGCTGTGTCAGAGCGCAAGCTGCCTCCTGTTGATGAACTTGTGTTGACCATTCTTAGCCAGAACACTGCTGATGTCAACGCGGAACGGGCCTTTGCGGCACTGAAGGCCAAGTATGATGACTGGGAGTCCGTCCTGCACGCCCCGGCTGACGAACTCGGACGGGTCATAAGGCCCTCCGGTTTCTTCAGACTGAAAGCACAACGTATACAGGCCACGCTGGCGGAGATTCAGACCCGTACGGGGCAGATCAGTCTGTCCTTGCTTGCAGACATGCCAACAGATGAAGCGAAGCACTGGCTGATGTCACTTCCTGGTGTCGGTCCCAAGACCGCATCGATTGTCCTGCTGTTCTCTTTTGGCAGACCCACATTGCCCGTTGATACGCATGTCTGGAGAGTGACGCGACGCTTGGGACTAGTGCCCTCCAAGGCCAGTAGAGAGAGTGCTCAAACGGTGCTAGAGCGTCTCCTGCCTGCCATATGCATTCCCTCAGCCAATCGCAACTTGATTCGTCTTGGCCGGGAGATATGCAAGGCGCGACGGCCTCGCTGTGACAGGTGCTTTCTGAGAGACCTGTGCGATTACTACGCCCTGAGTCCCCTGATGAACTCATGA
- a CDS encoding MarR family transcriptional regulator, with protein MTDRVNRWISSIDVVLVVIAVAVFAASLLVWLIALPVPRETVFLATTIALVISLMLVVNVSVLVIFRLQRRVSDLEDSLRAGGTDKKPVAENPVIVVTLSNTERRVINSLEECGGRMTQDELRMATGLSKSTLSVAISSLERKSLVDRETHGRTKLVILVHSVTK; from the coding sequence ATGACTGACCGCGTGAACCGATGGATTAGTTCTATAGATGTAGTGCTTGTTGTCATAGCGGTCGCTGTATTCGCAGCCTCTCTCTTGGTATGGTTGATTGCACTTCCTGTGCCTCGTGAAACGGTATTCCTCGCCACTACAATCGCGCTCGTCATATCACTGATGCTTGTTGTGAATGTGTCCGTGCTTGTGATATTCCGGCTCCAACGGCGGGTCTCGGACTTGGAGGACTCCTTACGTGCTGGGGGTACTGACAAGAAGCCCGTCGCTGAGAACCCTGTGATAGTCGTGACGTTGAGCAACACAGAGCGTCGTGTGATCAACAGCTTGGAAGAGTGCGGAGGACGGATGACACAAGACGAGCTACGCATGGCCACAGGACTCAGCAAGTCAACGCTGAGTGTGGCAATTAGCTCGTTGGAGCGCAAGTCACTGGTTGATCGTGAGACTCATGGACGCACCAAGCTAGTGATACTGGTTCACTCTGTCACCAAGTAG